In Vicia villosa cultivar HV-30 ecotype Madison, WI unplaced genomic scaffold, Vvil1.0 ctg.000077F_1_1, whole genome shotgun sequence, a single window of DNA contains:
- the LOC131623717 gene encoding protein ROOT PRIMORDIUM DEFECTIVE 1-like has protein sequence MNPLSTFRYRIFQSTTTPFSPFFLFNQKRWKKPVISAQTRLEDRVRDPHFDKLTTHFKKLNVVLKIHTLMSNRKRGSFVSLQLMSRWRNILGLNVTVTCFLQKYPHVFDLFLHPFRRNMCCRITRKMKELILLEEVVAKRCELETVMRLKKLLMMSLNGTLHVHALRLMRRELGLPCDFRDSILGKYCDEFRLVDLEIVALVGWDDELGMACVEEWREREYREKWLSEFETKFAFPMNFPTGFKIERGFREKLKTWQRLSYTKPYERKDVKCGRAQRYEKRAVAVLHELLSLTVEKMVEVDQLAHFRRDFAIEVNMRELLLRHPGIFYISTKGNAQTVFLREAYEKGGLLEPNPVYETRRNMLELVLLGRMKTKQLLASNEFKEESNTVVCKVDGGKREGDWAIQFLEGCEKN, from the coding sequence ATGAATCCACTATCAACCTTCAGATACAGAATCTTCCAATCAACAACAACTCCATTCTCACCCTTTTTCCTCTTCAATCAAAAACGATGGAAAAAACCCGTTATTTCAGCGCAAACTCGTTTAGAAGACCGAGTAAGAGACCCACACTTCGACAAACTAACAACCCATTTCAAAAAACTCAACGTTGTCCTCAAAATCCACACCCTCATGTCAAATCGAAAACGCGGTTCTTTCGTTTCGCTTCAGCTCATGTCCCGTTGGAGAAACATCCTCGGACTCAATGTCACTGTCACTTGCTTTCTTCAAAAATACCCTCATGTTTTTGACCTCTTTCTTCACCCTTTTAGGAGGAACATGTGTTGTAGGATCACGAGGAAGATGAAGGAGTTGATATTGCTGGAAGAGGTTGTTGCGAAAAGGTGCGAGCTTGAGACTGTGATGAGGTTGAAGAAGTTGCTTATGATGTCGTTGAATGGTACTCTTCATGTGCATGCTTTGAGGTTGATGAGAAGAGAATTGGGTCTTCCTTGTGATTTTAGAGACTCCATTCTTGGGAAGTATTGTGATGAGTTTAGGTTGGTTGATTTGGAGATTGTGGCATTGGTTGGTTGGGACGATGAATTGGGAATGGCTTGTGTTGAGGAATGGAGGGAGAGAGAGTATAGAGAGAAATGGTTGAGTGAATTTGAGACCAAGTTTGCTTTTCCTATGAATTTCCCAACTGGGTTTAAGATTGAAAGAGGGTTTAGGGAAAAGTTGAAGACTTGGCAAAGGCTTTCTTATACGAAGCCTTATGAGAGGAAAGATGTAAAATGTGGCAGAGCGCAACGCTATGAGAAGAGGGCGGTTGCTGTTCTTCATGAGCTGTTGAGTTTGACTGTGGAGAAAATGGTTGAGGTTGATCAGTTGGCTCATTTTCGAAGGGATTTTGCTATTGAAGTTAATATGCGCGAGCTATTGCTTAGGCATCCGGGGATATTTTACATATCGACGAAGGGAAACGCTCAAACTGTTTTTCTTAGGGAGGCTTATGAGAAAGGAGGGTTGCTTGAGCCTAATCCGGTGTATGAAACTCGTAGGAATATGTTGGAGCTTGTGTTATTAGGACGCATGAAAACCAAACAGTTATTAGCTTCTAATGAATTTAAAGAAGAGAGCAACACTGTCGTTTGTAAAGTAGATGGAGGTAAAAGAGAAGGAGATTGGGCGATTCAATTCTTGGAGGGTTGCGAGAAGAATTGA
- the LOC131623664 gene encoding protein sym-1-like, translated as MMSGACCALTRTPFLSLPSVSVFPQPTPLQFQPLSYRSPPLFTHLRLRHPRLSAPALSNDGSGGTGGTSGNGGSGGWNSGGNESEDGEGKWSFLSWYLALLAKYPVPVKALTSAILTLIGDLICQLVIDKVETPDWKRTFLFTLLGIVLVGPTLHFWYLYLSKLVTLPGTSGALLRLVLDQFLFSPMFIGVFLATLVTLEGRPSQAVPKLKQEWFSAVIANWQLWIPFQFLNFRFVPQQFQVLAANVVALAWNVILSFKAHKEVLQK; from the exons ATGATGTCCGGTGCATGTTGTGCACTAACCCGCACCCCCTTTCTGTCACTCCCCTCCGTATCCGTTTTCCCTCAACCCACTCCCCTTCAATTTCAACCACTCTCTTACCGCTCTCCACCTCTCTTCACTCATTTGCGCCTCCGTCATCCTCGCCTCTCCGCCCCCGCCCTCTCCAACGACGGTTCCGGCGGAACTGGTGGAACTTCCGGTAATGGCGGCTCTGGAGGCTGGAATTCTGGTGGCAATGAATCCGAAGACGGAGAGGGAAAATGGTCATTCTTGTCATG GTACTTGGCTCTTCTCGCAAAGTATCCTGTTCCTGTTAAGGCCTTAACATCAGCAATTTTGACACTAATTGGAGATTTGATTTGCCAG CTTGTGATAGATAAAGTAGAGACACCGGACTGGAAGAGGACATTCCTCTTTACGCTACTCGGTATCGTGTTAGTTGGTCCAACACTGCATTTCTG GTACTTGTATCTGAGTAAATTGGTTACACTTCCTGGAACATCAGGTGCACTTTTGCGGCTTGTACTTGATCAG TTCTTATTTTCTCCCATGTTCATCGGAGTTTTCTTAGCTACATTGGTGACGCTAGAGGGAAGACCATCACAAGCTGTACCCAAGCTTAAACAG GAGTGGTTTTCTGCTGTTATAGCAAACTGGCAATTATGGATACCTTTTCAATTTCTCAACTTTAGATTTGTTCCGCAGCAATTTCAG GTCCTTGCTGCTAATGTTGTTGCTTTGGCGTGGAATGTTATTCTCTCATTTAAAGCACACAAAGAAGTGCTTCAAAAATAG